One region of Streptomyces sp. CG4 genomic DNA includes:
- a CDS encoding nuclear transport factor 2 family protein — MPDAISAAPGPREVLTRYQQAMLDKSADNLADLYAVDAVHEFPFLFPGMPTRYQGREEVRAGYRALWGASPAQPQEIREVAVHQSTDPEVITVEQLVTGTVTTTGRPFGFPGLLVIRVRNGQILHVRDYMDGLRVAHAMGRLTAIAAGLNDRP, encoded by the coding sequence ATGCCGGACGCAATCTCCGCCGCTCCCGGCCCCCGTGAGGTTCTGACCCGCTACCAGCAGGCGATGCTCGACAAGTCCGCGGACAACTTGGCCGACCTGTACGCGGTCGATGCAGTCCATGAGTTCCCCTTCCTCTTCCCCGGCATGCCCACGCGATACCAGGGCCGCGAAGAGGTCCGCGCGGGCTACCGAGCCCTCTGGGGCGCAAGCCCGGCACAGCCGCAGGAGATCCGCGAAGTCGCCGTGCACCAGAGCACCGACCCAGAGGTGATCACCGTCGAGCAGCTCGTCACCGGGACCGTGACCACGACCGGCCGGCCCTTCGGCTTCCCGGGCCTCCTGGTGATCCGGGTCCGCAACGGCCAGATCCTGCACGTGCGCGACTACATGGACGGGCTGCGCGTGGCCCACGCCATGGGCCGACTGACGGCCATCGCCGCCGGCCTCAATGACCGCCCTTGA